The following nucleotide sequence is from Phycisphaera sp..
TGAACATCGGCGATATCCCCGCAATGTTCATGCTCATCATCAAGAGCGGCCTGCCCGGCTTCCTGGGCGGCAGTACACCCGACGCCACGGGTGCCTTCCTGGGCGGCACGTTCGCCTACGCCGCCATGTGGGGCGTCAAGCGCGCCCTGTTCAGCTCCGAGGCCGGCCAGGGCTCCAGCCCCATCGCCCACTCGGCCGCCAAGACCGACGAGCCCGTGCGCGAGGGCATCGTCGCCGGCCTTGAGCCGTTCATCGACACCATCGTCGTCTGCACGCTTACCGCGCTGGTGATCCTCTCCAGCGGCGCGTACAACCGCCCGCCCGAGGCCTTCTACGACACCACGCAGGTCGTGAGCGTCGTGCCCGCCACCGATGCCGACGGCAATACCATCGCCGACACCTGGACGCTCAGCTCGGGCGCCCTGCCGGCCAAGACCCCCGCAGCCAAGACCACGCTCAACACCCCAGAGGGCGAGAGCGGCTGGCGTAACGACGAGGGCGTGTTCGTCGTCGTCCAGGCCGACGTCGACGACGATACCGGCCGCGACCTGCGCCGCGTGACCGGCAGCGTCAGCAAGAACGAAAGCGACCAGTGGATCGTCAACTGGGGCACGCTCGAATCCGAGAAGCAGCCCGTGCTGCTCACCGAGATGGTGCCCGAGACCACGCTGCCCGAGGGAGAGATGACCGCCGCCCCGACCGGCACGATGGTCGGCGTGTACTCCGACTACGCCGGAGCCAGCCTCACCGCCCACGCGTTCGATCGCGTCACCCCGGGCCTGGGCAAGTGGCTGGTGACGGTCGCCGCCTGGCTCTTTGCCGTCTCGACCATGATCTCATGGAGCTACTACGGCGAGCAGGGCATCTACTACCTGTTCGGCGGCCTGTCCAGCGGCGCCCAGCGCACCATCGTGCTGGTCTACAAGCTGGTGTATTGTGCTCTCATCCTGCTGACCACCATCGCCGCGATGCCGCTGATCACCGGTGCCGCAGGCAACAAGCGGGCACTGATCGGCACGGACACCCAGCTCGACATGTGGACCACGCTTGGTCTGGGCGTCATGCTCGTGGCCAACATCCCGATCATGATCATCTTCGGCAGCCAGGCCATGAAGGCCTACCACGAGTACGTCGGACGCCTCAAGCGGGGCGAGCTCGAAAGCGGTGCCCACACGCCCGCCCCGATCGAGGACGTCGTCTCGGGCAAGGACGTGGAGTAATCCCAACGCACGATTCCCCAAGAACATAAGTCGAAGGGGGGACTCGACATGCTCGACTGGTTCTTTGCCGATGGGGCCATCTGGTTCGCTATCCCAGCGCTCTTTGGCACCGGCCTGTTCCTGATCCAGCTCCTCATGGGAGAGCTGGGCGGCGATTTCGACATCGACGCCGACATCGACATGGATACCAGCGGCGCGGGAGACTTCCACGCCCTGAGCATCCAGACCATCGCCGCATTCTGCCTCGGTAGCGGCTGGATGGGCCTGGCCGCCTACCGCGTGCTCGACCTGGGCATGATCGGCTCGGTCGCCGTCGCCGTGGTCAGCGGCGTGGGCGTGGCCTGGTTCATGACCTACCTCACCCGCCAGGTGTTCAAGCTCCAACGCTCGGGCAACATCTCCATCAGCAGCGCCGCCGGCCTGAGCGGCGACGTGGCCGTCACCGTGCCGCCGGCAAACGCCGGGCGCGGCGCCGTGTCGGTGGTCATCAACGGCACTCGCCGCGAGTACGACGCGGTCCAGGCCGGCGACGAGCCGATCCCCCCACGCACCAGCGTGAAGATCGTCTCGACCGATGCCCAAAACAACACCTTGATGGTCGAGCGGGCGTAATCCAACGTTTCTGATTCACCCGGCCTCGGCCTATCCTGATTCACGTTTTCCCGCCTTGAGAGGGGCGGCAAAGGGGGGACTCTGTCCATGATTCAATCCATACCCGACTCGATTCTTACAACGCCGCTCGCCCAGCTCCTAGCCCAAGGTGATGCCTCGGGCGACAACATCGGCATCTTCGCGATGATCGGGCTCGGCGTCGCGTTCTTCGTCTTCATCATCGTGGTGTGGTTCCTGGCCGCCCGCGTCCAACGCTGCCCGCCCAACCGCGTGCTGGTGGTGTGGGGTAGCGCCGGCAAAACGGGCCGACGTTGCTACAACGGCGGCATCAAGGTCGTGTTCCCGGTCATCCAGCAGCACGGCTACATGAGCATGGAGCCGCTGGTGATCGACATCCCCCTCGAAGGGGCCCTGTCGCTTAACAACATCCGCGTGAACGTGCCCTCGAACTTCACGGTGCGCATCGCCCCCGACCCCGTGCTCATGGCGGCCGCTGCCGAGAACCTGCTGGGCAAGCCGCCCCAGGGCATCCGCGAGCTGGCCCAAGACATCATCCTCGGCCAGTTGCGTCTGGTCATTGCGACGCTCTCGATCGAAGAGATCAACAAGGACCGCGAGAAGTTCGAGAGCCTGATCCGCGAGAACGTCACCAACGAGATCAACAAGGTGGGCCTCGAGCTCATCAACGTGAACATCCGCGACATCACCGACGAGAGCGGCTACATCCGCGCCATCGGCCAGCGCGCCGCCGCCGAGGCCATCAACCAGGCCAAGGTCGAGGTGGCCCAGGCCGACCGCGACGGTGCGACCGGTGAGGCCGTCGCCAACCGCGAGCGCACGGTCAGCGTCGCCAAGGAAACCGCCGCCGCCACCGAGGGCCAGAAGGAAGCCGAGCGCAAGCAGCGCGTGGCGGTGGCCGAGTTCGAGGCCCAGGCCATCACCGGCGAGGCAGAGAGCAAACGCGACCAGGACATCGCCGTGGCCGAGCGCGCCGCCGAGACCGCCGCCGCCAGCAAGCGGGCCGAGCAGACCCAGCGCGTGCAGGTGGCCGAGGCCGAGGCCCGCTCGGTCGAGGGCGAGAACACCAGCCGCGCCCAGATCGCCGAGTACAACGCCAAGCTGGCCGAGGTGCGGGCCGAGAGCCTACGCCGCTCCGACGTCGCCGCCGCCCAGGCCAGCGAGGCCATCCTGAAGGCCGAACGCGAGCAAGAGATCGCCCGCCTGGGCAAGGAAGAGCTGGCCCCCCAGGAGATCGAAAAGCAACGCATCGAGATCGCCGCCGAGGCCGAGGCCGAGAAGCTCCGCCGCGAGGCGCGCGGTGAGGCCGACGCCACCCTGGCCCGCTACAAGGCCGAAGCCGAGGGCGTGCGAGAGGTGCTCGAGGCCAAGGCCGAGGGCTACCGCCAGCTCATGGAAGCCGCCGCCGACAACCCGCAAGTGGCCCCCACGCTGCTGCTCATCGAGCAGTTGCCCGAGCTCGTCGCCCAGCAGGTCAAGGCCATCAGCAACCTCAAGATCGACAAGATCACCGTGTGGGACAACGGACGCGGCAGCACCGTCGAAGGCAAGCCCGGCGCGGGCGGCGCCACCAGCGACTTCCTGTCGGGCCTCATCGGCTCGCTCCCGCCTGTCCACGAGCTGGCCAAGCAGGCCGGCATCGAGCTGCCCGGCGCCTTGGGCCATGTCGCCGAGCCCAAGCACGACCCGGTCGACGAGAGGCACCGGCCCGACACACCCAAGGGCTAACCCACGCCCGCGGCATCATGTCGGTGCCAAGCATGCGTTCCCAGCGCATCAAGGAAATCCGGCGGTGGGTACCGTGTGCCCGCCGCCCTTCTTTGTAGAAACAATGCGGAGACACGAATGACCATCGCAAGAATCGCAGGAATTGCCGCCCTCGCCGGATTGTTGGCCATCGCCGGATGCTCTTCAGGCACGCGAAGCTACACGATGACCTTCATCAAGACCGGCCCGTTGAGCAATCCCACTCCCGAGCAATCGGCCCAAGCCATGGCCGGCCACATGGCCAACATGAGGAGACTCGCCGCCGAGGGCACCCTGCTCATCGCCGGCCCGCTGGCCGAACCCAAGAGCGACCCGGCCCATCGCGGCATCTTCGTCTTCGACGCCGCCACCGTTGACAAGGGCGAGGCTCTGGCCGCCACCGATCCCGCCGCCCAGATGGGCGTCTTCGAGATGGACACCTACCTGCTCAAGACGGATGCGCCGCTGACCGAGCTGACACGCCTCGAAAATGAGTACGAGCAGCGGCGGCTGAACGATGAAGACGTGCCCGACGAGTGGGTCGGCCGCATGTACATCATGGCCAGCGCGCCCTACAGCAAAGAGCTCCACGAGCGCGTGCACGGGGCCGACGGCGTACTGATCACCGCCAAGCTGATCAAGGACAAACGCGACCAGCGCGTCTTCCTCTGGCTCGACGCGCCAAACGCCCAACTCGCCCGAGACCTGCTCCCCGACGCCGAATGGACCATGCACGGCTGGTATGGCAGCCCCACCGTCGCCGAGCTACCCGGCTTGCAAGGCGAAGAATGAACAACACTTCATCATTTTTGCATGATCGCACCGACGCCCATACAATGCACGGAACGACTCCACGAATCTTCGGAGGCCATCATGACCGCTGATCAGCATCCCGATACCCAGTCCACCGCCGAAGCCATCGCCAGCGACGCGACCGCGGCCGCGGGCGACGTCCGCCGACGCATCAGCGACCTGGTCGCCAGCGCCGCCGCCACGCCCGGCCGGGCCATCGAGGGCGGCGCGAGCGCCGTCCAGCGCGTGACCCGCGAGGTGCTCGAGGGTGCCAGCAAGGGCGCGCACCAGCTCAGCGACGAGCGCAAGGACTCGGTCATGGCCGAGACGCTCGAGGGCTTGGGCGAAGGCCTCGGCAAGGCCGCCCACGCCACGCAACTCGCCCTCGAAGAAGCCCGCGCCCGCGGCGAGAGCTTCGCCAAGGACGACGTCAAGGCCGCCATCGAAGACCTCCGCGTGATCGAAGATTTGCTCCGCGACTCGGGAACGCGCCTGGCCAAGGCCGCCGGCAACAACGCCAAGGGCGCCGCCAGCGACCTGACACACCACGCCGGCCGCGTGTTCGAGGGCATCCGCCCCGCCGTCGAGGGCGCGCTGCGCGAGGCCATGCGACACCCGGTCGACACCGCCGCCGACGCGGCGGCCACGGGCGTGAGCGCAGCACGGCTCGGCATCGGTGCCCTCTTCGACACCGCCGGCGGACTGCTCAGCGGCGCGGGCGATGCGATCAGCGGGAAAAAGAAGGACGCGAACTGAGCCTTCCGTGCCTCGAACCGCCCTTCTCTCGTGGCGTTTGATCGTGATCGCGGCGATGCTGGGGCTCTTGGCCAGCGTGGTGACCACGGCGTTGAGCGTGCTTTGGACCCAGCGGGCACCGGGGGCGTTCGGGGCGCACAATCTTGATGGACGCTATGTCCGCGAGGGCGAGCACACATACTTCACCGAGCGCAGCCGGGGCGTGGGCATGGACTACTACCTGTCCTACCGAACGGCCCCGGTCGCCGACGACCGCGTCTCGACCGGCAAGGACTACCGGCCCACGTACGTGCGCAACGCGTTCCACAACCACGCCAACTCGGTCATCACATACGACGCGGGATGGCCCCTTCGTGTTGTCCGAGGTGCCCGGGTCGTTCCATCCAACGCGGCCAACCCGGCATACGAGATTGGAATTTGGCGCGTGAACGGCGTTGTCGTTCCGCTCTGGCCGATCTGGATCTATGCAACAGCGAGCATTGTTCTCTTTGGTGGGCTGGCGACGATCCCGCTGGTGGGGTGGGCGCGTACCAGAGCGACGCGGCGCCGGCGGCGAGGCTTGTGCTTTGGGTGTGGGTATGACCTGGGTGGTCTGGACAATCTCGACATGGCCTGTCCCGAGTGCGGCACCAAAGGCCGGTCATGAGCCCAAGCGCTTGCCGAAGAGCAACCGTACCACGCCCAGGATCCCCGCGAACACGAACGCCGCCAGCCCAATCCAGAACAGCAGCCCCTCGGGCGCATCGGTCGCGCCCCGGCTCGCCGCCGCCCGGTCGGCCAGCAGCATGATCGACCCACCAACCACCAGCGCCGCGACAACCAGCGAATAACTAATATTCCGGCTGGCCCGCTCGATCTCGTCGGTCACCTCGCTCAACCCGTGGTGCTTGAGCTGCACGCCAAGCTCCTCGTTGCGCATCATGTGCAGGATGCTCGCGACCTCGCGCGGGGCCCGCTCCACCAACTCCGCATAGCCCAGCACCGCACCCTGCACGCGCCGCTTGGCGGCCCCAAAGCCGTAGCGCCGCCGCAGCAGCCCCTCGATGTGCGGACGAACGTGCTCGACCAGGTCGAAGCTGGGGCACACCATCTCGCCCACGCCCTCGATCGTCGTGATCGCCTTGATGAGGTACACGATGTCGGCCGGCACGCGCAGCTTGTGCTTCCTCAGCTTCGCGAAGAACTCGCTGAGCAGCGCGCCCATCCGCAGGTCGGCGATGCTCGCGCTCTGGAACCGGCTGATGAACTCCCACGCGTCGGCCCGGAACGCCCGATCGTGCGCCCGCATCGGACTCACGCCCGTCAGCTCGATCACCACGTCCAGCACACGATCGAGATCGCCGGCGATCGTCCCCTGCACCAGGTCGGCCAGCACCTCGGCGGTGCGCGGATCAATGTTGCCCGTCATGCCGTAGTCGATAAAACACAGCCGGATGTCCGCCGCCTCGCGCCGCATCAGCTCGCTCGCGTCCTCGGCATCGACCGCGCCATCGCCCTCCACCGGCAGCCCCACGAGCACAAACAGATTCCCCGGGTGCGGGTCGGCATGGAAGAAGCCCACCTCGAAGCATTGGCGGAACACCACGTCGCTGCCGATCGCCACGATCTCGCGCCGCTGCGCATCGCTGAACTCGCTCTTCTTAAAGTCGCTCAGCAGCACGCCGTCGATGCGCTCCATGCACAAGATCTGCGGCGTCGAGTGCTTGGGGTACACCTTGGGGAACACGACCCGCGGGTCCTCTTCGAACGCCGATGCCATCCGCGCCATGCTCCGGCGTTCGAGCTCCAGGTCGATCTCGCGCCGAACTTGTCTGCGGAACTGCTCGACCACGTCCACCGGGCTGTACCCAAGATCGCTGAACCGATCCTCGACAAACTCCGCCAGCGTCGCCATGATCTCAAGGTCGGCCTCGATGACCTCCTCGATCTCCGGCCGCAAGACCTTCAGCACAACGTCCGTGCCGTTGGCAAGCGTCGCCCGGTGCGCCTGGGCGATCGAGCCGGCCGCCATCGCCTCATACTCGATCGACGCGAAGTGCTCCCCGCCGGGCATGTGCTCGACCAACCCATCGATGTACGGCCGGATCTCGTCCGCGGGCACCGGCTTCACCGTGCTCTGCAGCTTGGCGAACTCCTCGGCCCACTCGGGCGGGATCAGGTCGGGCCGCGTGCTCAGTACCTGGGCCAGCTTCACGAACGTGGGCCCGAGCTCCTCCATCGCCTCGCGCAGCCGCACCGCCGTGGGCGTGCGGTCCACCGTCGCGTCCTTCTTGCTCAGCCCCACCATCCGCCGCCCGCGCAGCACCAGCCGGTCGAGGTCCAGGTCGGCGATGGCCTTGCCGAACCCGAAGCTGGCCAGGACGCTCAGGATCTCCTTGGCTCGCTTGATGTTGCGGATGGTGCGGCCGATGTGGGCGATGTTGCTCGGGATGGTCGTCAGGGTCTTAGACACGGGCACAGGATAGCGGCGGCACGGACCCCGGGGGTTCATTCCGAGCCGCGGGCGTGAGCACGCGGACCAGCGCCCGATCGCCAATGATCCCCCGGAGGCCCGCCCATGCCCCGCCCCGCGAAACGCCGATCCACCCCCGCCCGCCTCGCGCTCATCGCGTGGCTCGCGTTCGCGCTGATGGCGTCGATGGGGCCGTTTCTGGTGGATGCCGACCTCACTGTAATCGGTAATCGATCCGGATTCGACACGGTCGATGTCGTGATCGGGGGCGGCGCCATCGACGTGCGGTCGGGGAGCTGGCGCAGCGTAATCAGCGCCGTCTTCGACCCATACTTAACCTGGCACCCGAGCGCATCGGATTGGATTGCCTTCGAGCTCTCCCAGGTCATGGCCTATCAGACAGTACACTACTGGGGCGTCAAGTTCCCACCCTGGGCCATCTTGCTTGTGCCCACTCTCTTAGCCCTGACAACCCATCACTTCCTCCGCCATCGCGCCCACCGCAAACTCAATGAGCTCGGCCGCACCCCCTGCCCCACTTGCAACTACGACGCCACCGATCTCACCACCTGCCCCGAATGCGGCGGAACATTAACCTCTCACACGGAGACCCAAACATGAGAACCAACCCGCTCGCGCTGTTTCTTCTCTGCCTCGCCCCGCTCGCCGGCTGCGCCGCCCAAACGAAGCACGCCGAAACCCATGCCCCAGAAGCAGAACCCGCCATGCACATCCACTACCTCGAGATCGTCACCCCCGACGTCGACACCACCTGCGACGCCCTGGCGAGCGCCCACGGCACAACTTTTGGCGAGCCCATCCCCGAGCTCGGCAACGCCCGCATGGCCCCACTCGACGGCGGCGGCAGCATCAGCGTGCGGGCCCCCATGCGCGCGACCGAGGCCCCCGTCGTCCGCCCGTACATCCTGGTCGACGACCTCGCCGCCGCCGTCGAGGCCGCCCGCGCCGCCGGCGCCGAGATCGCGATCCCGGCGATGGAGATCCCCGGCCGCGGCACCATCGCCATCTACATTCTGGGCGGCATCGAGCACGGGCTCTGGCAGGAATAAGCCGGCCGCGCTCGGGTGCTTCTTGGGGTTCGTGTTGTGCTCTTGGGGGGGTCTTGCACGGTCGACGCTCTGGCGGAGCGGAAGACGGCTGCGCCAGAGCTGCGGTCGGTTGGTTTGTTTTGAGCGCTCGCGTTGCTCGCTTGCGGCCGCATGAGCGGCCGGGCCCTTGCGGGCCGCGCCGGGGCATGCGCCCTGCGCCGAAGACGGCTGGTGCGGATGCCCCGGCGTTGTTGTGTCGCCTCGGCGGCGGGCCCAGGCGCCGGGGACATGCGCGGAAGACCGCGGATGCCCCGTCGCCGAGTGCCTTGTGTGGCCGCACGCGTTGGGCTCCTGACGCCGAAGCATCCGCCGAGCGAGTCTTCGAGCGAAAGCGCATGCGGGAGGCGCGGCCGCTTCAGCGGCCCGGGCGGTAGCCCGCAAGCGAGCAACGCGAGCGCTCAAGAACAACTAACTTGATCGAGCGGAGGCGCGGCCGTCTTCGGCCCCGCCGCAGCGGCGAAGAACCAAGACGCTCCCGGAGCACCACCCTCAGAGCAGCGCGTCGATGGGCGCGGGCACGGTGGCCGTGAGCACCCAGTGCGCGGCCCGGAAGACGAAGGCCGCCACGGCCAGCCAGAAGAGGACGCGTGCGATGCAGTGCAGGCGGTAGAGGCCGATGGCCATGAGCGGGAAGTTCTTGTCGTACCGCAGCCAGCACGACGCCATCCACAACCACTCGCGCCACAGACGCGCCGCGCGAGCCGGCTCGTGCTCGGATGGTTGGAGTTCGTTATCATCCTCCCCGGTAAATCCCAGCACGCGCCGCTTGTACGTCGCGCTGAGCGGGTGCAGCGGGCCGTAGTAGTCCTCGAGCGATGGCGTAACGCGCGAACGTTCCTCGGCCTCACGCAGGGCGGTGACCCCCGCAGTGTTGACGTCTCCCGCCCCGAAGACCAGCCATCGCCACGCGCCGAGCATGACGACCAGGCGGACCACGTTGTACGCCGCGACGATGGCCGTCAGGATGG
It contains:
- a CDS encoding AarF/UbiB family protein, with the protein product MSKTLTTIPSNIAHIGRTIRNIKRAKEILSVLASFGFGKAIADLDLDRLVLRGRRMVGLSKKDATVDRTPTAVRLREAMEELGPTFVKLAQVLSTRPDLIPPEWAEEFAKLQSTVKPVPADEIRPYIDGLVEHMPGGEHFASIEYEAMAAGSIAQAHRATLANGTDVVLKVLRPEIEEVIEADLEIMATLAEFVEDRFSDLGYSPVDVVEQFRRQVRREIDLELERRSMARMASAFEEDPRVVFPKVYPKHSTPQILCMERIDGVLLSDFKKSEFSDAQRREIVAIGSDVVFRQCFEVGFFHADPHPGNLFVLVGLPVEGDGAVDAEDASELMRREAADIRLCFIDYGMTGNIDPRTAEVLADLVQGTIAGDLDRVLDVVIELTGVSPMRAHDRAFRADAWEFISRFQSASIADLRMGALLSEFFAKLRKHKLRVPADIVYLIKAITTIEGVGEMVCPSFDLVEHVRPHIEGLLRRRYGFGAAKRRVQGAVLGYAELVERAPREVASILHMMRNEELGVQLKHHGLSEVTDEIERASRNISYSLVVAALVVGGSIMLLADRAAASRGATDAPEGLLFWIGLAAFVFAGILGVVRLLFGKRLGS
- a CDS encoding amino acid carrier protein, coding for MSGIENFINTINGLLFHEVIVFTLIIIGLVFTIWSGFGQYRALTHGVAVIRGKYDDKNDPGAINHFQALSAALSATVGLGNIGGVALAVALGGPGAVFWMWIIGILGMALKMTEVTQSMLYRSTDDPDNPHGGPMFVVARGFKKWGLGPIGTVIGGIFVITLLISALTGGNMFQAWNVADLTKTYFDVPQFATGLVLAIVVGLVIIGGIKRIGSVAGRIVPLMCVLYVAAALYVLTMNIGDIPAMFMLIIKSGLPGFLGGSTPDATGAFLGGTFAYAAMWGVKRALFSSEAGQGSSPIAHSAAKTDEPVREGIVAGLEPFIDTIVVCTLTALVILSSGAYNRPPEAFYDTTQVVSVVPATDADGNTIADTWTLSSGALPAKTPAAKTTLNTPEGESGWRNDEGVFVVVQADVDDDTGRDLRRVTGSVSKNESDQWIVNWGTLESEKQPVLLTEMVPETTLPEGEMTAAPTGTMVGVYSDYAGASLTAHAFDRVTPGLGKWLVTVAAWLFAVSTMISWSYYGEQGIYYLFGGLSSGAQRTIVLVYKLVYCALILLTTIAAMPLITGAAGNKRALIGTDTQLDMWTTLGLGVMLVANIPIMIIFGSQAMKAYHEYVGRLKRGELESGAHTPAPIEDVVSGKDVE
- a CDS encoding SPFH domain-containing protein, whose product is MIQSIPDSILTTPLAQLLAQGDASGDNIGIFAMIGLGVAFFVFIIVVWFLAARVQRCPPNRVLVVWGSAGKTGRRCYNGGIKVVFPVIQQHGYMSMEPLVIDIPLEGALSLNNIRVNVPSNFTVRIAPDPVLMAAAAENLLGKPPQGIRELAQDIILGQLRLVIATLSIEEINKDREKFESLIRENVTNEINKVGLELINVNIRDITDESGYIRAIGQRAAAEAINQAKVEVAQADRDGATGEAVANRERTVSVAKETAAATEGQKEAERKQRVAVAEFEAQAITGEAESKRDQDIAVAERAAETAAASKRAEQTQRVQVAEAEARSVEGENTSRAQIAEYNAKLAEVRAESLRRSDVAAAQASEAILKAEREQEIARLGKEELAPQEIEKQRIEIAAEAEAEKLRREARGEADATLARYKAEAEGVREVLEAKAEGYRQLMEAAADNPQVAPTLLLIEQLPELVAQQVKAISNLKIDKITVWDNGRGSTVEGKPGAGGATSDFLSGLIGSLPPVHELAKQAGIELPGALGHVAEPKHDPVDERHRPDTPKG
- a CDS encoding YciI family protein, whose product is MTIARIAGIAALAGLLAIAGCSSGTRSYTMTFIKTGPLSNPTPEQSAQAMAGHMANMRRLAAEGTLLIAGPLAEPKSDPAHRGIFVFDAATVDKGEALAATDPAAQMGVFEMDTYLLKTDAPLTELTRLENEYEQRRLNDEDVPDEWVGRMYIMASAPYSKELHERVHGADGVLITAKLIKDKRDQRVFLWLDAPNAQLARDLLPDAEWTMHGWYGSPTVAELPGLQGEE